Proteins from a genomic interval of Zingiber officinale cultivar Zhangliang chromosome 1B, Zo_v1.1, whole genome shotgun sequence:
- the LOC121991883 gene encoding protein P21-like has protein sequence MATSTSAVLCFFLFLLPLSINAATFQIVNSCSFTVWAAWATTGPRAGGGNQLNPGQSWTININAGATGGRIWPRTGCSSDGRGCQTGDCGMLQCQGYGRAPNTLAEFSLNQFNNLDFFDISNVDGYNVGIDFSPTTGGCRGIRCSANIVGECPAQLRAPGGCNNPCTVFGTPEYCCTNGPCGPTDFSRFFKTRCPDAYSYPQDDATSTFTCPGGTNYRVTFCP, from the coding sequence ATGGCTACATCAACCAGCGCCGTGCTctgtttcttcctcttcctcctccctctctCCATTAACGCCGCCACCTTCCAGATCGTCAACAGCTGCTCCTTCACCGTCTGGGCCGCATGGGCCACCACCGGCCCTCGAGCAGGCGGCGGTAACCAGCTCAACCCGGGTCAGTCCTGGACCATCAACATCAACGCCGGCGCCACTGGCGGCCGCATATGGCCCCGCACTGGGTGCTCCTCCGACGGAAGAGGCTGCCAGACCGGAGACTGCGGGATGCTGCAGTGCCAGGGCTACGGCCGGGCGCCCAACACCCTCGCCGAGTTCTCCCTCAACCAGTTCAACAACCTCGACTTCTTCGACATCTCCAACGTGGACGGGTACAACGTGGGTATAGACTTCAGCCCCACCACCGGCGGTTGCCGAGGGATCCGGTGCTCCGCCAACATCGTGGGGGAGTGCCCGGCGCAGCTGAGGGCGCCGGGGGGCTGCAACAACCCCTGCACGGTGTTCGGGACGCCGGAGTACTGCTGCACCAATGGACCGTGTGGGCCCACGGATTTTTCAAGGTTCTTTAAGACGCGGTGCCCGGACGCCTACAGCTACCCGCAGGACGACGCGACCAGCACGTTCACCTGCCCCGGCGGCACCAACTACAGAGTCACCTTCTGCCCTTGA